A genome region from Acipenser ruthenus chromosome 29, fAciRut3.2 maternal haplotype, whole genome shotgun sequence includes the following:
- the LOC117427910 gene encoding leiomodin-1 — protein sequence MSRCRRQVSEDPDIDNLLADLSPEEMKELEKELDVEDPDYKVPVGLRQRNQTDKHPSKCYNRGAMLDYCERETKKLIERELSVEQGEEEPDSRETKASEPEKQDPGKDNRKEDRLRRMGRSREERSSQSNSKETQEKSEQAREKPEKKTGKEERTATKEDKKDTDKEQKCVESESRDETSTKTSQSENCPAKDVTDSPVSKVKEEEEEDEEEAAPSIFDETLEKIQNNDPELTELNVNNSEVIKTDMLIRFSEALKTNTFVKVFALANTRADDHVAIAIGAMLRTNKTVKSLNLDSNHLTSKGISAVVRALQCNSTLTELRFHNQRHICGGKTEMEMAKILKENSTLLKLGYHFELAGPRMTMTNILSRNMDKQRQKRLLEQKLAQGDGEKKSSLEVPKVEGFNKSSPRPSPQCSPRSSPWSSPKVTPKRAGGPPPPPPPPPPAPPLNGENPRNSLSPVSERKLEGCSSPPAQEKNKRDQLLASIRCSNKKGLRKVEVPKLLR from the exons ATGTCCAGGTGCAGAAGACAAGTGAGTGAAGACCCAGATATTGATAATCTTCTGGCCGACCTCTCCCCAGAGGAGATGAAGGAGCTGGAGAAAGAGCTGGACGTTGAGGACCCAGACTACAAAGTGCCTGTGGGTTTGAGGCAGAGAAACCAGACCGACAAACACCCCTCCAAATGCTACAACCGAGGAGCGATGCTGGACTACTGCGAGCGAGAAACCAAGAAGCTGATTGAGAGAGAGCTGTCCGTCGAGCAGGGAGAG GAAGAACCAGACAGCAGAGAAACCAAAGCCAGTGAGCCAGAAAAGCAAGATCCGGGGAAAGACAACAGGAAAGAGGATCGCCTGAGAAGAATGGGCCGGAGCCGCGAGGAGAGGAGCAGCCAATCAAACAGCAAGGAGACGCAGGAGAAGAGCGAGCAGGCCAGAGAGAAACCAGAGAAGAAGACAGGGAAGGAGGAAAGGACAGCGACGAAGGAGGACAAGAAAGACACCGATAAGGAACAGAAGTGCGTGGAGTCCGAAAGCAGAGACGAGACGAGCACCAAAACCTCCCAGTCAGAAAACTGCCCTGCTAAAGACGTGACGGACAGCCCTGTAAGCAAAgtgaaagaggaggaggaggaggacgaggaggaggcTGCCCCCAGCATCTTCGATGAAACCCTGGAGAAAATCCAGAACAACGACCCCGAGCTGACCGAACTCAACGTGAACAACTCTGAAGTGATAAAGACTGATATGCTGATCCGCTTCTCCGAGGCCCTGAAGACCAACACCTTTGTGAAGGTCTTCGCCTTGGCTAACACCCGGGCCGACGACCACGTCGCCATCGCCATCGGCGCCATGCTGAGGACTAACAAAACCGTCAAGAGCCTCAATCTCGACTCCAATCATCTCACCAGCAAGGGCATCTCCGCCGTCGTCAGAGCCCTGCAGTGCAACTCCACTCTCACCGAGCTGCGCTTCCATAACCAGAGGCACATCTGCGGAGGCAAGACGGAGATGGAGATGGCCAAGATCCTGAAGGAGAACTCCACCCTGCTGAAGCTGGGCTACCACTTTGAGCTGGCCGGTCCTCGGATGACCATGACCAACATCTTGAGCAGGAACATGGACAAGCAGAGGCAGAAGCGCCTCCTGGAGCAGAAGCTGGCCCAGGGAGACGGGGAGAAGAAGAGCTCGCTAGAGGTCCCCAAGGTGGAAGGCTTTAACAAGAGCTCCCCCAGGCCATCCCCGCAGTGCTCCCCTAGATCTTCCCCCTGGTCCTCTCCGAAGGTCACCCCGAAGAGAGCGGGAGGACCCCcgcctccacccccaccccctccccctgcacCCCCGCTCAACGGGGAGAACCCCAGGAACTCCCTGAGCCCTGTCTCTGAGAGGAAGCTGGAGGGGTGCTCCTCACCCCCTGCTCAGGAGAAGAACAAGCGGGACCAGCTGCTGGCCTCCATCCGCTGCAGCAATAAGAAGGGTCTTAGAAAG GTTGAAGTACCCAAGCTATTGCGATAA
- the LOC117964514 gene encoding protein shisa-4-like isoform X2 yields MITEKQQKHCMLFQFSPTTIAGIASSILLFMVIISTLVCCFMCSCCYLYQRWQQMRTPHQGQHIQMTSYPRDFTYPAQGKPAGGPGDPYPGAQHYHPATMPPHYPSAAPPAPYPPADQGYGYGVAAPPPYPPPQYSGL; encoded by the exons ATGATCACAGAGAAGCAGCAGAAACACTGCATGCTGTTTCAGTTCAG CCCCACCACCATCGCTGGCATCGCCTCGTCCATCCTGCTCTTCATGGTGATCATCTCCACGCTGGTCTGCTGCTTCATGTGTTCCTGCTGCTACCTGTACCAGCGCTGGCAGCAAATGAGAACGCCTCACCAAG GTCAGCATATCCAGATGACCAGTTACCCGAGGGACTTCACATACCCAGCCCAGGGCAAACCCGCGGGAGGTCCTGGTGATCCATACCCGGGAGCACAGCACTACCACCCCGCCACCATGCCCCCTCACTACCCCTCTGCTGCGCCCCCTGCACCCTACCCGCCTGCAGACCAGGGATACGGATACGGAGTGGCAG CCCCCCCTCCCTACCCTCCCCCACAGTACAGCGGACTCTGA
- the LOC117964514 gene encoding protein shisa-4-like isoform X1, whose protein sequence is MYFYTTKMSRVDGLVWSLLVTALSACQVSAEEDCLWHVDKNGTWHNGFDCPLVSFCCGNCHRRHCCLDPFQMITEKQQKHCMLFQFSPTTIAGIASSILLFMVIISTLVCCFMCSCCYLYQRWQQMRTPHQGQHIQMTSYPRDFTYPAQGKPAGGPGDPYPGAQHYHPATMPPHYPSAAPPAPYPPADQGYGYGVAAPPPYPPPQYSGL, encoded by the exons ATGTATTTTTATACTACAAAGATGTCTCGTGTTGACGGGCTCGTATGGTCGCTGCTAGTCACAGCTCTGTCTGCTTGTCAGG TGTCCGCTGAGGAGGACTGCCTGTGGCATGTGGATAAGAACGGCACCTGGCACAATGGCTTCGACTGCCCTCTGGTCTCCTTCTGCTGTGGAAACTGCCATCGACGACACTGCTGCCTGGACCCCTTCCAGATGATCACAGAGAAGCAGCAGAAACACTGCATGCTGTTTCAGTTCAG CCCCACCACCATCGCTGGCATCGCCTCGTCCATCCTGCTCTTCATGGTGATCATCTCCACGCTGGTCTGCTGCTTCATGTGTTCCTGCTGCTACCTGTACCAGCGCTGGCAGCAAATGAGAACGCCTCACCAAG GTCAGCATATCCAGATGACCAGTTACCCGAGGGACTTCACATACCCAGCCCAGGGCAAACCCGCGGGAGGTCCTGGTGATCCATACCCGGGAGCACAGCACTACCACCCCGCCACCATGCCCCCTCACTACCCCTCTGCTGCGCCCCCTGCACCCTACCCGCCTGCAGACCAGGGATACGGATACGGAGTGGCAG CCCCCCCTCCCTACCCTCCCCCACAGTACAGCGGACTCTGA